A window from Acidobacteriota bacterium encodes these proteins:
- a CDS encoding triose-phosphate isomerase: MRKKLIAANWKMYKAPDDARAFVREFKPLIAGHDRDDVALFPPFISIPPTLEAVAGTQIEVGAQNMHWEKQGAFTGEVSADMLKCIGCKQVLIGHSERRQYFGETDVGVNRKLRGALADGLKAIVCVGELFEERESGLTESILRRQVGAALREISGADVDKFCIAYEPVWAIGTGKTATPEIAANAHNFIRGEAAKAIGSEVARQLRIIYGGSVKPENAHALMSQEEIDGALVGAASLDPKSFAAIVKW, encoded by the coding sequence ATGCGAAAAAAACTGATTGCAGCTAACTGGAAGATGTACAAAGCTCCTGACGATGCACGAGCTTTTGTGCGAGAGTTCAAGCCATTGATCGCCGGCCATGATCGCGATGATGTCGCTCTCTTCCCTCCTTTTATTAGTATTCCGCCCACGTTGGAGGCTGTCGCCGGTACACAGATAGAAGTTGGCGCTCAGAATATGCACTGGGAGAAGCAGGGCGCATTCACCGGCGAAGTTTCTGCAGACATGCTGAAATGCATAGGCTGCAAGCAGGTCCTTATCGGCCACTCGGAACGCAGACAGTACTTTGGCGAGACGGACGTCGGAGTCAATCGGAAGCTACGCGGTGCCCTTGCTGACGGGCTGAAGGCCATTGTCTGCGTTGGGGAACTTTTCGAAGAGCGCGAATCCGGGCTAACAGAGAGCATCCTGCGCCGCCAAGTCGGCGCTGCGTTGCGCGAGATCTCCGGCGCGGATGTCGACAAGTTCTGCATAGCTTATGAGCCAGTTTGGGCAATCGGAACAGGCAAGACGGCCACGCCAGAAATCGCTGCGAACGCTCACAACTTCATTCGAGGCGAAGCTGCAAAGGCCATCGGGAGCGAAGTTGCCCGGCAATTGCGAATTATCTACGGCGGGAGCGTTAAGCCTGAGAACGCCCACGCTCTGATGTCGCAGGAGGAGATCGACGGGGCTCTGGTCGGCGCAGCCAGCCTCGATCCTAAGTCCTTTGCTGCCATCGTGAAGTGGTAG
- a CDS encoding dehydrogenase has protein sequence MLKAFLSNWPLLQQIKTGADGTGPEAMSDRTRNLKPKFDGAQVARSVCPYCGVGCGQLAFHKNGKLISIEGDPESPISRGHLCPKGADSFELVTHPGRELKVKYRRPFSREWESLDLEQAMNMVADRLWKSREDTFLEKKDDRAVMHTKAIGHLGGATLDIEENYLIKKLFTAGLGMVCLSNQARI, from the coding sequence ATGCTGAAAGCTTTCCTCTCCAATTGGCCTTTGCTGCAACAGATCAAAACCGGCGCAGATGGCACTGGTCCCGAAGCGATGAGTGATAGAACGCGCAACCTGAAGCCAAAGTTCGATGGTGCGCAGGTGGCGCGTTCGGTTTGCCCTTATTGCGGCGTTGGCTGCGGACAGCTCGCGTTTCATAAAAATGGCAAGCTGATCAGTATCGAGGGAGATCCTGAGTCTCCTATCTCTCGCGGGCATCTGTGTCCCAAAGGCGCTGATAGTTTCGAACTGGTCACCCATCCCGGACGAGAGCTAAAGGTGAAGTATCGCCGCCCCTTCTCGCGAGAGTGGGAGAGTCTTGACCTCGAACAAGCCATGAATATGGTCGCCGATCGGTTATGGAAGTCACGCGAAGATACTTTTTTGGAGAAGAAAGATGATCGCGCGGTGATGCACACGAAGGCGATTGGTCATCTCGGCGGCGCCACCCTGGACATCGAAGAAAATTACTTAATCAAGAAACTGTTCACCGCCGGTTTGGGCATGGTCTGCCTGAGCAATCAGGCGCGTATATGA
- a CDS encoding MBL fold metallo-hydrolase, which produces MIHEIFPVGMLGCNCSVIGDEGTRQALVIDPGDEVDRVLEVLKRHQLNLKQIIVTHAHIDHVGGAMKLKRATNAPILLNKNDYALLKMLDVQAAWIGTPSPGAVEIDQSLEDQDTLYCGTIQAVAMHTPGHTEGSTCLYFPAEHKLIAGDTLFAGSIGRTDLPGGSFNKIIASLHDRVLALPDETVVVPGHGSLTTIGEERQSNPFLTKR; this is translated from the coding sequence GTGATTCACGAAATCTTCCCTGTCGGAATGCTCGGATGTAATTGTTCGGTCATCGGAGACGAGGGCACACGGCAGGCATTGGTCATCGACCCGGGTGACGAAGTTGACCGGGTGCTCGAGGTGCTGAAACGACATCAGCTCAACCTCAAGCAGATCATTGTGACGCACGCGCACATCGATCATGTGGGGGGTGCGATGAAGCTGAAGCGCGCAACGAACGCGCCCATTCTGCTGAACAAAAATGATTACGCGCTGCTAAAGATGCTGGACGTACAGGCGGCCTGGATCGGCACTCCATCTCCTGGTGCAGTCGAAATCGATCAAAGCTTGGAAGATCAAGACACGCTTTACTGCGGCACAATCCAAGCGGTGGCGATGCACACTCCCGGACACACCGAAGGAAGCACCTGCCTCTACTTCCCCGCTGAGCATAAGCTCATCGCGGGAGATACGCTTTTCGCAGGAAGTATCGGACGCACTGACTTGCCGGGCGGCTCATTCAACAAGATCATTGCATCGTTGCACGACCGAGTGCTCGCACTGCCCGACGAGACGGTTGTAGTCCCTGGCCATGGCTCGTTGACTACGATCGGAGAAGAACGGCAGAGCAATCCGTTCCTCACGAAACGCTAG
- a CDS encoding 4Fe-4S ferredoxin, which yields MSGVTAFLTDSTLCIGCKACEVACKEWNDLGDDGLNWSGFSYDNTGALGHSTWRHVKFVEHPPEIGHGGNSPEHASWTFSSDVCKHCENAGCLEACPTGSIVRTEFGSVYVQPDICNGCSYCVVACPFGVIQRNKEDGRAFKCTFCYDRQKVGLIPACAHACPTESIKFGTLDELRVEAKRRIEDLHSMGMADAALYDPVDTSIGGLHAFFITRGDPRQYNLPPQPEIPTIYAKQGWKSAAVGAGMLAFGTLLAFLGGGRR from the coding sequence ATGAGCGGCGTCACTGCATTTCTCACCGACTCCACGCTCTGCATCGGCTGCAAAGCATGCGAGGTTGCGTGCAAAGAGTGGAATGATCTCGGGGACGACGGCCTGAATTGGAGTGGCTTCTCCTACGACAACACCGGCGCCCTGGGGCATTCAACGTGGCGCCATGTGAAATTTGTCGAGCATCCTCCCGAAATAGGCCATGGTGGCAATAGCCCCGAGCATGCGTCGTGGACTTTTTCTTCGGACGTTTGCAAACACTGCGAAAATGCGGGATGCCTCGAGGCTTGTCCAACGGGTTCGATTGTACGAACTGAATTTGGCAGTGTGTACGTACAGCCGGACATTTGCAATGGATGCTCGTACTGCGTAGTAGCCTGCCCATTCGGTGTAATTCAGCGCAATAAAGAAGATGGTCGAGCGTTTAAGTGTACGTTCTGCTACGACCGACAGAAGGTGGGACTGATTCCAGCCTGCGCTCATGCTTGTCCGACGGAGTCCATCAAATTCGGAACCTTGGATGAATTACGCGTTGAAGCAAAGCGTCGCATTGAAGATCTCCACTCGATGGGGATGGCCGATGCCGCACTCTACGATCCGGTCGACACCAGCATAGGAGGACTCCACGCGTTCTTCATCACTCGAGGCGACCCACGCCAATACAATTTGCCACCCCAGCCTGAGATTCCGACGATTTATGCAAAGCAAGGTTGGAAATCGGCCGCGGTCGGCGCCGGCATGCTGGCTTTCGGAACGCTTCTGGCTTTCCTCGGCGGAGGCAGGCGATGA
- a CDS encoding preprotein translocase subunit SecG: MLYVIVAIHVLVCAFIVIVVLLQSGKSADVAAAFGGMGSQTAFGPRSAANVLTKATTWSAVIFMVTSITLSVMMSRRTSNSVMQGYKPATQNTAPAQPGAPAKGSNTEPQPVTR; this comes from the coding sequence ATGCTTTATGTCATCGTAGCCATCCACGTCCTAGTTTGCGCGTTTATTGTTATTGTCGTACTGCTCCAGAGCGGAAAGAGCGCCGATGTCGCTGCGGCCTTTGGCGGAATGGGTTCGCAGACAGCTTTTGGGCCTCGGTCCGCGGCCAACGTTCTCACGAAGGCGACCACGTGGTCTGCCGTGATCTTCATGGTCACTTCCATCACGCTTTCCGTGATGATGAGCCGCAGGACCAGCAACTCTGTAATGCAGGGATACAAACCTGCAACGCAGAACACTGCTCCGGCGCAGCCGGGAGCTCCAGCTAAGGGATCGAATACTGAACCCCAGCCGGTAACGAGATAA
- a CDS encoding cation transporter, giving the protein MAASYISSPESMRLEKRSVARNSVLAAIAMTALKIIVGFATGSLGLISEAAHSALDLIAAVITFFSVGVSDKPADADHQYGHGKVENFSAFIETGLLLITCVWIVTEAIRRLFFHHHTVVEPSVAAFAVLFLSMGVDYWRSRALGKTALRYDSQALEADALHFTTDIWSSGVVVVGLALVWLGRSLGIPWLRVADPIAALAVAGVIIYVSSRLARQTIDALLDAAPIGVRGQIVREVESVPGILDVDRVRVRRAGNRYFAEVQVALNRNATLQHSEHMSSSVTDAVHRVLPDADVTIRAFPRATGAESIFDRIRAVAGRHNLSVHDVNVQDLNGKLHVEQHLELDERLSLKNAHDFVTVLEAEMRDEVPEIDSILTHIESDSATIEPGDPTFRNTALEHRLRRIVAEFPEIIDLHEVVLKRVRDRLYLSCHTTLPDDLSLSQVHDISTALEIRFKQAAPELFKVLIHTEPQTDNRR; this is encoded by the coding sequence ATGGCCGCTTCCTACATTTCTTCCCCGGAAAGTATGCGCCTGGAGAAGCGCTCCGTGGCGCGAAACTCCGTGCTCGCGGCCATCGCCATGACCGCGCTGAAGATCATCGTGGGCTTCGCGACCGGAAGCCTAGGACTTATCTCGGAAGCAGCGCATTCTGCGCTTGATCTCATTGCGGCAGTCATCACTTTCTTTTCTGTCGGAGTATCCGATAAACCCGCGGATGCTGATCATCAATACGGGCACGGCAAAGTGGAGAATTTTTCTGCCTTCATTGAAACGGGACTGCTGCTGATCACATGCGTGTGGATTGTTACGGAAGCGATCCGCCGTCTCTTTTTCCATCACCACACCGTGGTAGAGCCCTCGGTTGCGGCCTTCGCTGTGCTGTTCCTATCGATGGGCGTTGATTACTGGCGTTCCCGGGCGCTTGGCAAAACGGCACTTCGATACGACAGCCAGGCGCTTGAGGCCGATGCGCTGCACTTCACCACCGACATCTGGTCCAGTGGCGTTGTCGTAGTCGGTCTTGCGCTCGTATGGCTGGGCCGATCACTGGGAATTCCATGGTTGCGAGTCGCCGATCCCATTGCGGCTCTGGCGGTTGCCGGCGTGATCATCTACGTCAGTTCACGTCTTGCACGGCAAACCATTGATGCGTTACTGGACGCAGCTCCGATAGGCGTTCGAGGCCAGATTGTGCGCGAAGTAGAGAGCGTTCCGGGCATTCTGGATGTAGACCGTGTTCGCGTCCGGCGAGCAGGCAATCGCTATTTCGCTGAAGTACAGGTTGCGCTGAATCGCAACGCAACGCTGCAACACTCAGAGCACATGTCAAGCTCTGTGACCGATGCCGTGCATCGCGTGCTTCCGGATGCCGATGTCACGATTCGTGCTTTTCCCCGCGCGACAGGAGCAGAAAGCATCTTCGACCGAATCCGCGCGGTTGCTGGGCGGCACAACCTGAGCGTGCATGATGTGAACGTTCAGGACTTGAATGGAAAGCTGCACGTGGAACAGCACCTCGAGCTCGATGAGCGGCTGTCACTCAAAAATGCTCACGACTTTGTCACAGTGCTCGAAGCCGAGATGCGCGACGAGGTGCCTGAGATCGATTCCATACTGACGCATATTGAGAGTGACTCCGCGACCATCGAACCCGGCGATCCAACGTTTCGCAACACGGCACTCGAACACAGACTCCGTCGGATTGTCGCTGAATTTCCTGAGATTATCGATCTGCATGAAGTGGTCCTGAAGCGCGTACGTGATCGGCTTTATCTTTCCTGTCACACAACGTTGCCGGACGATCTTTCACTTTCCCAGGTTCACGATATTTCGACAGCTCTCGAAATTCGCTTCAAACAGGCAGCACCGGAACTCTTTAAGGTACTGATCCATACCGAGCCGCAGACCGATAATCGGCGATGA
- a CDS encoding pyridoxal phosphate-dependent aminotransferase, with protein MFARRTEWNLVENRFAETLRSARASGAELLDLTVSNPTRCNFKFDSERILTALSHAGSLNYDPDAQGLLLARKAVAEYYNASKVRGNAAPGLPEQIFLTTSTSEAYSYLFRLLCDPGDEVLVPRPSYPLFDYLADIQDIHLRAYELFYDHGWHVDFGGLQRLVTGRTRAVLVVNPNNPTGSFVQGSELDQLTSFCRQWDLALISDEVFLDYEVEGAADVSAAFSTECLSFALSGLSKISCLPQMKLAWIVLNGPEHVRAEAHARLQLISDTYLSVNAPIQHAAQELLKQKDQLQPQLVQRVRANLKFLDQHLRTAQSIQRLKVEGGWYAIVRIPAKKSDEDVAIELISRAGVVVHPGHFYDFPHEGYLVVSLITPEDQFQKGIRATLEIAA; from the coding sequence ATGTTCGCGCGCAGAACGGAGTGGAATCTTGTAGAAAATCGGTTCGCAGAAACTTTGCGGAGCGCTCGCGCAAGTGGAGCTGAGCTCCTCGACCTGACGGTCTCGAATCCTACACGTTGCAACTTCAAGTTCGATTCGGAAAGGATCCTAACGGCGCTCTCCCACGCTGGGTCGCTCAACTATGATCCCGACGCGCAAGGGCTGCTCCTGGCGCGTAAAGCTGTCGCGGAGTATTACAACGCAAGCAAAGTTCGCGGCAACGCAGCGCCCGGGCTACCAGAGCAGATCTTTCTGACGACGAGCACAAGCGAGGCATATTCATACCTCTTTCGATTGCTCTGCGATCCCGGAGACGAGGTTCTCGTGCCTCGCCCGAGTTATCCCCTGTTCGACTATCTCGCAGACATACAGGACATCCATTTGCGTGCGTATGAACTTTTCTATGACCACGGGTGGCACGTTGACTTCGGAGGATTGCAGAGACTGGTCACAGGGCGCACACGTGCAGTGCTCGTTGTGAATCCTAACAATCCGACGGGCTCGTTCGTGCAGGGCAGCGAACTCGACCAGCTGACTTCTTTTTGTCGCCAGTGGGATCTAGCTCTCATCTCGGACGAGGTCTTTCTCGATTATGAAGTCGAGGGCGCTGCCGACGTGAGCGCAGCCTTTTCTACTGAGTGCCTTTCTTTTGCGTTGAGCGGATTGTCAAAGATTTCCTGTCTGCCGCAGATGAAGTTGGCATGGATTGTGCTGAATGGCCCTGAGCACGTACGAGCGGAAGCTCACGCACGACTACAATTGATCTCCGATACTTATCTTTCTGTGAACGCGCCGATTCAGCATGCGGCGCAGGAACTGCTGAAACAGAAAGACCAACTTCAACCCCAGTTGGTACAGCGAGTGCGTGCCAATCTAAAATTTCTGGATCAACATCTCAGAACAGCTCAAAGTATTCAGAGGCTGAAAGTTGAAGGTGGTTGGTATGCCATCGTACGGATTCCGGCCAAGAAGTCAGATGAGGATGTTGCGATTGAACTGATAAGCCGTGCAGGGGTCGTCGTGCACCCCGGACACTTTTACGACTTTCCGCATGAAGGTTATCTTGTTGTGAGTCTGATCACTCCGGAAGATCAGTTTCAAAAAGGAATCAGGGCAACGCTGGAGATTGCCGCGTAA
- a CDS encoding formate dehydrogenase, with protein MPSLGTSFGRGGATTAQQDLANSDAILIMGSSMAENHPVGFQWVIEARKRGATIIHVDPRFTRTSAMSDIWVPMRSGSDIVFLGGLIHYVLEHGKEFREYVKHYTNAATILRDDMKLPDDLDGVFSGWDEEKKKYSPETWLYKGTPEKPDAVHPGHAQAGGGHGKDRGGEAGDVHKHDSDPMLQHPLCVFNVLKRHFTRYTPEMVESVCGVPKQQFLKVAEIFSNASGPEKTGAICYAVGWTQHSTGVQIIRAACILQLLLGNIGRPGGGILALRGHASIQGSTDIPTLYDTLPGYLPMPFWDSDADTLRQYIKRHRSNAGWWSNFDKYIVSLLKAWYGDEAKKENAFGFDWLPRVTGDHSELGYWMDMMDGKMEGLFVMGQNPAVGAANAGLQRKALSKLKWLVVREFVETETASFWYDSPEVERGELRPEDIGTEIFFFPAASHVEKEGSFTNTQRLIQFHQKAIEPPGDCRSETWFMYHLGRRMKAKAKAEPLPRNVGLNALTWDYPTQGAHAEPVIDAVVSEINGYKTANRELIREYTELQADGSTASGCWIYSGIHPQPGVNRANSRKPTDYLGHGWGYSWPSDRRILYNRASARPDGRPWSERKKLVWWDENKREWTGHDVPDFRKDTPPNHRPSQQAEGMEAIAGDQPFIMHPDGVGWLWVSSGLKDGPLPTHYEPLEPVVPNALYPKRPFNPTADKMERTENPYAFPCDERFPHVLTTYRLTEHHTAGGMSRTLSHLAELQPEFFCEISPEMAEEFGIEHGGYATIISPRGIIEARAMVTPRVRPFTVQGKRVYEVGVPYHWGSRGIATGDSANELLAMNEEPNVRIMETKALTCFIRPGRRARGKAALDELHARMRETA; from the coding sequence GTGCCCAGTTTGGGTACCTCGTTCGGACGCGGCGGTGCGACCACCGCACAACAGGACCTGGCAAATTCCGATGCCATTCTCATTATGGGATCGTCGATGGCGGAGAATCATCCCGTCGGCTTCCAATGGGTGATTGAGGCACGCAAGCGTGGTGCGACCATCATCCACGTCGATCCTCGCTTCACTCGCACTTCTGCGATGTCGGATATCTGGGTTCCGATGCGTTCCGGCAGCGACATCGTCTTTCTTGGTGGACTGATTCATTACGTACTCGAACACGGAAAAGAGTTCCGCGAGTACGTGAAGCACTACACGAACGCAGCTACGATTCTTCGCGACGACATGAAGCTTCCGGACGACCTCGATGGCGTTTTCTCCGGCTGGGATGAAGAAAAGAAAAAATATTCGCCTGAGACCTGGCTCTACAAAGGGACGCCAGAAAAGCCAGATGCCGTCCATCCGGGACACGCTCAAGCCGGCGGAGGTCACGGAAAAGATCGGGGGGGCGAGGCAGGCGACGTTCACAAGCACGATTCCGATCCCATGCTCCAGCATCCGCTCTGTGTCTTTAATGTGCTTAAGCGGCACTTCACGCGTTACACACCAGAGATGGTTGAAAGTGTCTGCGGTGTTCCCAAACAACAGTTCCTCAAAGTGGCCGAGATTTTCTCGAATGCTTCCGGACCAGAAAAGACGGGTGCGATTTGCTATGCCGTTGGATGGACTCAGCACTCGACCGGGGTACAGATCATCCGCGCCGCCTGCATACTTCAACTCTTATTGGGAAACATTGGACGGCCGGGAGGGGGAATTCTTGCTCTCCGCGGACACGCGAGCATTCAGGGATCCACCGATATTCCTACGTTGTACGACACTCTACCCGGCTACCTGCCAATGCCATTTTGGGACAGCGACGCGGATACGCTCCGACAATACATCAAGCGCCATCGCAGCAACGCAGGATGGTGGAGCAACTTCGACAAATACATCGTCAGTCTCCTGAAAGCCTGGTATGGCGACGAAGCAAAAAAGGAAAATGCCTTTGGCTTTGACTGGCTGCCGCGGGTAACTGGGGATCACTCAGAGCTCGGCTACTGGATGGACATGATGGATGGCAAGATGGAAGGACTGTTCGTCATGGGGCAGAATCCGGCTGTTGGTGCAGCAAACGCAGGCTTGCAGCGTAAGGCCTTGAGCAAACTCAAATGGCTGGTTGTTCGTGAGTTCGTCGAAACAGAAACCGCTTCGTTCTGGTACGACTCGCCTGAAGTGGAGCGCGGAGAACTCAGGCCGGAAGACATCGGGACCGAAATCTTCTTCTTCCCTGCTGCCTCGCATGTGGAGAAGGAGGGAAGCTTCACCAATACGCAACGCCTGATTCAGTTCCATCAAAAAGCAATCGAACCGCCGGGCGATTGCCGCAGTGAGACCTGGTTCATGTATCACCTGGGACGGCGAATGAAGGCGAAAGCCAAAGCCGAGCCTCTCCCGCGCAATGTTGGATTGAATGCGCTCACGTGGGACTATCCTACGCAGGGTGCGCACGCTGAGCCGGTGATTGACGCAGTCGTGTCCGAAATCAACGGATATAAGACCGCAAACCGCGAGCTTATTCGCGAGTACACCGAGCTGCAAGCGGATGGCAGCACAGCCAGTGGCTGCTGGATTTATTCAGGCATTCATCCGCAACCGGGAGTCAACCGCGCAAATTCACGCAAACCGACAGATTATCTTGGTCATGGCTGGGGCTACTCATGGCCGTCTGATCGCCGCATTCTTTATAACCGTGCTTCGGCGCGTCCTGACGGAAGGCCGTGGAGCGAGCGGAAGAAGCTAGTGTGGTGGGATGAGAACAAGCGCGAATGGACCGGCCACGACGTTCCCGACTTTAGAAAGGACACTCCTCCCAACCATCGCCCATCTCAACAGGCTGAAGGGATGGAAGCCATTGCAGGAGATCAGCCCTTCATCATGCATCCTGATGGTGTGGGGTGGCTGTGGGTTTCCAGCGGCCTGAAGGATGGTCCGCTGCCGACCCATTATGAACCGCTGGAACCAGTCGTTCCCAATGCGCTTTATCCGAAGCGGCCGTTCAACCCGACTGCGGACAAGATGGAGCGTACGGAAAACCCATACGCCTTCCCATGCGACGAGCGCTTCCCCCATGTGCTCACAACATACCGGCTGACAGAGCATCATACTGCCGGTGGAATGAGCCGGACGTTATCACACCTTGCAGAATTGCAGCCCGAGTTTTTCTGTGAAATCTCGCCGGAAATGGCCGAAGAGTTCGGCATTGAGCACGGCGGCTATGCGACGATCATCAGTCCGCGCGGAATCATCGAGGCTCGCGCGATGGTCACGCCCCGCGTGCGTCCATTCACTGTACAAGGAAAACGAGTGTATGAAGTCGGTGTTCCTTATCATTGGGGCTCGCGCGGAATTGCTACCGGAGACTCCGCAAATGAGCTGCTCGCCATGAACGAAGAGCCCAACGTGCGCATCATGGAAACAAAAGCTTTGACGTGCTTCATACGCCCGGGACGCCGGGCGCGAGGCAAGGCGGCGCTCGATGAATTGCACGCAAGAATGAGGGAGACAGCATGA